One part of the Leucobacter triazinivorans genome encodes these proteins:
- a CDS encoding ABC transporter permease, producing MTAIATSAGTDPATEPAPGARSSGFWRSALRPGALVPLLVLLIALAWAVAPGLFTSVSPTEQVAAALQPPSAEHWFGTDATGRDVYARVVYGASQSITAALIAVAVGLVFGSLIGVTAGATGGRVDEALMRLVDVLLAIPTLLLSLSIVILLGFGTANAAIAVGVTSVAVFARLSRSQVVSVRASEFVEAAYGSGGTFWSVLRRHVLPNSLAPVIALAALQLGSAILQISTLGFLGYGAPPPTPEWGLLIAEGRNYVATAWWLTTLPGIVVAIVVIATNRLSRAIDGGGER from the coding sequence ATGACCGCGATCGCCACATCCGCCGGCACCGACCCGGCGACCGAGCCTGCGCCCGGCGCCCGCTCGTCGGGCTTCTGGCGCTCCGCGCTGCGCCCCGGCGCGCTCGTGCCGCTGCTCGTGCTGCTCATCGCGCTCGCCTGGGCCGTCGCGCCCGGGCTCTTCACCTCGGTGAGCCCCACCGAGCAGGTGGCCGCCGCGCTGCAGCCGCCGAGCGCCGAGCACTGGTTCGGCACCGACGCGACGGGCCGCGATGTGTACGCGCGAGTGGTCTACGGCGCGTCGCAGTCCATCACCGCGGCGCTCATCGCCGTCGCCGTGGGCCTCGTGTTCGGCTCGCTCATCGGCGTCACCGCCGGGGCCACCGGCGGCAGAGTCGACGAGGCCCTGATGCGTCTGGTCGACGTGCTTCTGGCGATCCCCACCCTGCTGCTGTCGCTCAGCATCGTGATCCTGCTCGGCTTCGGCACCGCGAACGCCGCGATCGCCGTCGGGGTGACCTCGGTGGCCGTGTTCGCGCGCCTGTCGCGCTCGCAGGTGGTGAGCGTGCGCGCGAGCGAGTTCGTCGAGGCGGCCTACGGCTCGGGCGGCACCTTCTGGAGCGTGCTGCGGCGCCACGTGCTGCCGAACTCGCTCGCTCCCGTGATCGCGCTCGCCGCGCTGCAGCTCGGCTCGGCGATCCTGCAGATCTCGACCCTCGGGTTCCTCGGCTACGGTGCGCCGCCGCCCACGCCCGAGTGGGGGCTGCTGATCGCCGAGGGGCGCAACTACGTGGCCACCGCGTGGTGGCTCACCACACTGCCCGGCATCGTCGTGGCGATCGTCGTGATCGCGACGAACCGCCTGAGCCGGGCCATCGACGGCGGAGGAGAACGATGA